Within Kutzneria chonburiensis, the genomic segment CCGCTCGGCCTCGACCGCCGGCACGCAGCCGTGGAACCGGGACAAGAGCCTGCGGGAACGGATCGCCGCGCACGGCGACCGGTTCCCGGCCCTGGTCGCCGCGACCGACGACGCCGCCGGCGCGAAACCGGACAGCAGCTGGCAGTTCGGGCTCGACCGGATCTTCGACGGCCTGGAGCTGCTGATCACCGGCCGATAACCTGGCCGTATGAGCATCTATGTGCGCGTCGAGATCACCCCGCACGACGGCAAGCAGGCCGAGTTCGAGGAGATCGCCAAGGCGCTGGTCGCCGGCACCGCCGACGAGCCCGGCACGCTGTCCTACCGCGTGTTCTCCGACGCCCCCGGCAGCTACACCTTCATCGAGGAGTACGTCGACGCGGCCGCGTCGGCCGCCCACGGCAAGAACAGCCGCGAGCTGCTCGGTCAGCTGCCCGGCATCGCCGACATCACCCGTATCGACGTCTACGGCGGCCCCGGCGACGACGTCGCCAAGATCGCCAGCGTCTTCCCGCGGGCCACGCCGCACGCCCAGGTGTTCTAGCGCTCCGGCGTCACGATCCCGTACTCGTGGATCTTGCGGTACAGCGTCGCCCGGGACATGCCCAGCAGCTGCGCGGTCTGCACCTTGTTGCCGCCGCTGTCGGCCAGGCCCTGCACGATGGCGTCCCGCTCGATCGACTCCAGCCGGGACAGCGGCCGCCGGGTCAGGGTGCGGAACTCGGCCGGCAGGTCGCCGGGCTGGATGGTGCCCGTCCGCCGCTGCTGCACCGCGGTCTTGAGCACGTGGTGCAGCTCGGCGACGTTGCCCGGCCAGTCGGCCCGCATCAGCAGGTGCATCGCCGCCGGCGAGCAGGTCAGCTGACCGCCGTGGCCAAGGCGGTTGAGGAACAACGGGACCAGCTCGGACAGGTCCTCCACGTGCCGGCGCAGCGGGGGGACCCGCACGGTACGGGGGAACAGCGCCAGCAGCTCGGCCAGCTCCGGCCGGTTGATGGCGTTCTCGGTCAACGTCAGCGACACCCATGTGGTGCGGGAAGCCAGGCGTAGCAACCGAATCGTGGTCGCCAGCGCCGGGCCGGCCAGCCGGTCGACGTGCCGGATCACCAGCGCGTCCACCGGATCCTCGACCAGCTCGCGCCGGAGATCGTCGTGCCAGCCGGCGTTCGCGGCCGCCGCGTCGAGCAGGTGCACGCGGCCGGTCGGGTGCCGGCGCTGGTGCACGCAGCGGGCCAGCGTCGTCTTGCCCACGCCCGGATCCCCACCCAGCACCAGCCATTCGCCCGCGCTGTAAGCGGAATCCACGTCGTGGGCGCAGCGCAGCCACAGCGGCGCGGAGCCGACCGCGCCGGGCAGGAACATCGGCAGCCGCGGCTCGGGCACGCCCGCCCCCTCCGGCTCGGAGTCGATCAGCTTGCCGCACAGCACGACGCCGGCCACGTCGGTGCGGTGCTGGCCGAACACCTTGCGGCACTGGGACCGCACCTTGCTGCCGGTCGGCAGGGCCACGTCCGCGGTGCTGGACCGCCGCTCGGCCACGGCCTGGGTGGCGTGCCCGATCAGCACCGACTGGTCGGCCGGGTCCAGCAGCTGCCGGGCGTGGTCGTTCATCATCACGATGCCGTCGTTGAACGCCAGCACGATGCCGGTGGTCCGCCGGCAGGCCCGCAGATAGGCCTGGAACAGGGCCAGCTCACGGGGATTGCTGTGGGTCAACAGGGTCTGGCTGATCTGCTCGGCCGTCGACTGGGCCAGCGCCACCAGCAGCCGGCCGGCGTCCCGGCTCCAGCACGTCAGGTCGATCGCGCCGACCAGCTTGCCGGTCACCGGGTGCTGGATCGGTGCGCCCGCGCAGGCCAGGGTCTCCAGGTTCTCGGCGTAGTGCTCGTGTCCGAACACGTGGGTCGGCCGGCCCTCCTCCAGCGCGGTGCCGATGCCGTTGGTGCCGACGAACTGCTCGCCGTAGCTGAAACCGGGCACCAGCTCCACCCGCTCCAGCTTGCGGTGCAGGTCGGCGTCGCCGGTGCGCTGGGTCAGCACCACACCCGTCGGATCGGTGAGGATCAGGCTGATGGGCTGGCCGTCGAGCTGGTCGCCCAGTCGTTGCAGGACGGGCGTCGCGGCGCGGATCAGCGGCGAGTCCAGCTCGGGCTCGCGGACGTAGGGCAGCACGATCCGGTCGGCCGGCACCCGCAGCCGCCGCGACCGCCACCACGAGTCCAGAATCGCCTTGCGCACCTGGTCGGCGGCAAAGGACTCCGAGGTCAGGAACCGCTCCCGGGTGCGGGCTAGTCGCCTCTCGTCGGCCGCCACTACGTCCTGCACATGGACCTCCTACCCACGGACAGCCCTGGCCGCGGGCACCCGGCGGTGCCTCCCGCTCGGCCCAGCGTAGGCCCCTTCCCGCGTCGGCGGGTGTCTCAAATTGAGACACCCGACTTCCCCGACCGGAGTGGGATGAGAGGTCGGAGGTGTGTGGGCAATGGAGGAGAAGGAGTCCTACAACCCCTGGACGATTGTCAACGTCGTCTTCACTCACTTGGTCGAACAGGGCTACCACCCGGTGCTCGGCGAAGCCGGGCATCCCGGCGAGCCCGCGGCCCAGCTGCTGCGGGCCCTTGGCCTCACCCCCGTTGTCGGCGGCACCGACGAACGGGTGGTCCAGGAGAACCGCGCGAAGCTCGCGGAGCTGCTCGACAAGGAGTTCGGGCCCCGCTGACTGTCTCATTTTGAGACCGGGAACGACCCGTGTTCCCGGTTGTAATTCCTAGCGCGACAGGCGCAACGACGACGCGCTCACCGCCGGCGACCGGCGGGTTAGGAGTGACCATGAGCCGCCAGAGCGTGGCGAAAGCACACCAGAAGATCCAGGAGCTGAGCTGGGACCCGGTGTACCACGAGCCGGTCTCGCACTACGGCACCGACTACACCTTCCGCAAGGCGAAGAAGAAGGACCCGCTCAAGCAGGTGCTGCGGTCCTACTTCCCGATGCAGGAGGAGAAGGACCACCGCGTGTACGGCGCCGAGGACGGCGCCATTCGCGGCAACATGTTCCGGCAGGTCCAGGAACGCTGGCTGGAATGGCAGAAGCTGTTCCTGTCCATCATCCCGCTGCCCGAGATCTCGGCCGCCCGGGCGATGCCGCTGCTGTTCCGCACGGTGCCCAACCCGGAGCTGCACAACGGCCAGGCGATCCAGATGATCGACGAGGTACGGCACTCGACGATCCAGCAGAACCTCAAGCGCCTGTACATGAACAACTACATCGATCCCGCCGGCTTCAACTCCAGCCTGCGCAACTTCCAGAACGACTACTGCGGCACCATCGGCCGGCAGTTCGCCGAGGGCTTCATCACCGGCGACGCCATCACCGCGGCCAGCATCTACCTGACCATCGTGGCCGAGACGGCGTTCACCAACACGCTGTTCGTGGCCATGCCGGCCGAGGCCGCGGCCAACGGCGACTACCTGCTGCCGACGGTGTTCCACTCGGTGCAGTCCGACGAGTCCCGGCACATCAGCAACGGCTACGCCACGCTGCTGATGGCGCTGTCCGACGAGTCCAACCACCAGTTGCTCGAACGCGACCTGCGCTACGCGTGGTGGAACAACCACCGCGTGGTCGACGCCGCGATCGGCACCTTCATCGAGTACGGCACCAAGGACCGCCGCAAGGACCGTGAGAGCTACGCGGAGATGTGGCGGCGCTGGATCTACGACGACTACTACCGCAGCTACCTCGTGCCGCTGGAGAAGTACGGCCTGACCATTCCGCACGACCTCATCGAGGAGTCCTGGAACCAGATCTGGAACAAGGGCTACGTGCACGAGGTCGCGCAGTTCTTCGCCACCGGCTGGCTGGCCAACTACTGGCGCATCGACGCGATGACCGACACCGACTTCGAGTGGTTCGAGTACAAGTACCCGGGCTGGTACGACAAGTACGGCAAGTGGTGGGAGAACTACAACCGCCTGGCCACGCCGAACGGGCACCACCCGATCGTCGCCGAGAACGTCGACTACGTGTACCCGCACCGCTGCTGGACCTGCATGGTGCCGTGCCTGGTCCGCGAGGACATGGTGATGGACAAGGTCGACGGCCAGTGGCGCACGTACTGCCACGAGGCCTGCCGCTGGACCGACGCCGAGGCGTTCCGGCCGACCTACCAGGGCCGCAACACGCCGAACATGGGCCAGCTGATCGGCGCCCGCGAGTGGGAGACCCTGTACCACGGCTGGAACTGGGCCGATGTGGTGCAGGACATGGGTTTCGTGCGCGACGACGGCAAGACCATGGTCGCGCAGCCGCACCTGGACCTGAACCCGAAGAAGATGTGGACGCTGGACCACCTTCGGCGGATGCCCCCGGTGCAGAGCCCGAACGTGCTGCTCAACCAGATGACCGACGAGGAGCGGGCCGCGTTCCAGGCCGACTACAACCGGCAGGGTCCTGCCGGCAGGCCGGCTCCCGCCCGGGCCTGACACGCGGTCGAAGAGGAGGCGACCTCCGGCCGCCTCCCTCGCCCCCAGCGAGAGGCTTTTCCATGGGCGACAAGCACCGCATCCGCTTCGAGCCGGTCGGCATCGAGATCGAGGCCGACGAGGACCAGACCATTCTGCGGGCCGCCGCCGAGCAGGGCGTGATGCTCATGCACGGCTGCAAGGAGGGCCAGTGCGCGGCCTGCAAGTCGTTCATCCTCGACGGCGACGACGTCGAGCACGACCGGTACTCCACGTTCGCGCTGCCCGACTACGAGAAGGAGGAGGGCTACACGCTGCTGTGCCGGGCCCACGCGTACGAGGACGTGACCATCGAGCTGATCAACTACGACGAGGAGATGATCCGCTCCGGGCTGCCGATCCAGCAGGCGGTCGTCGAGGTCGTGTCCAAGGACCGCGTCACCCATGACCTGGTGCAGCTGGTGGTGCGGCTGGTCGAGCCGGCCGACCTGAAGTACTTTCCCGGCCAGTACCTGGACTTCGCGGTGCCCGGGCGGGACGCCACGCGGTCGTTCTCGATGGCCACCACCTCGGCCGCCGGCGGCCTGCTCGAGTTCGTCATCAAGATCTACCCCGACGGCCTGTTCTCCGGCGTGCTGGACAACGAAGTCGCGGTCGGCGACCGGTTGTCGGTGACCGGGCCGTTCGGGGTGTTCACGTTGCGGGACAGCACTTCCCGGCTGGTGTTCCTGGGCGGCGGGGCCGGCATTGCGCCGATTCTGGCGCTGCTGCGGACCATGGCCGAACGGGGCATCGACCGCGAGGCGGTGTTCTACTACGGCGCCCGCTCCCGGCGTGATCTCTGCTTCGAGAAGGAGCTCGCCGAGCTGGCCACCCGGTTGCCCCGCTTGACGTTCGTGCCGGCACTGTCCGAACCGGACGGTGAGCCGTGGGACGGCGAGGTCGGGCTGATCACCGACGTGGTCCGGCGGCGGGAGTCCGACCTGTCCGGGGCCGACGCCTACGTGTGCGGGCCGCCGCCGATGGTCGAGGCGGCGCTGGAGCTGTTGCCCGCCTTGGGCGTGGCCGACAAGCGGGTCTTCTACGACAAGTTCACCACGACCGGCGGCTGAAGGAGTTAGCCGATGACAACCACCGCAGAACCCACCACCGAACGCAGCGTGCCCAAGCCGGTGTTCACCGACGCCGAGGCGGGCGCCAAGGTGTTCCCCGACTCCGACGCACGCCGCTACAACTACTTCAAGCCGGCCAAGCGCAAGCAGAGCCACTACGAGGACGTCACCGTCGAGGTGCAGCCCGACCCACGGCACTACCTGTCCCAGGGCTGGCTGTACGGCTTCGCCGACGGCACGGGCGGCTATCCGTTGGAGTGGACCGCTTTGCGGGCTTGGGGCAGCGACCGGCCGGTGCCGGAGCGCTACGCCGGCTCCGGCGGCCAGGGCTACGAGTGGCCGGCCCACGGCTGGCACGAGTTCCGTGACCCCAACGAGGAGTGGGAGCTCACCCTCTACCGCTACAACTCCAACGTGGTCCGCCAGCTCAACCAGAACATCGAGGCGGCCCGCCAGGCCAAGGCGTTCGACCAGTGGAACCGCAACTGGGTGCAGTTCGTGGCCCAGCACGTTGGCGCGTGGATGCACGTGGACCACGGCCTCGGCCTGTACCTGTTCGCCAACGCCAACCGGCGTGCGCCGACGAACATGCACAACAACGCGATCTCCGTGAACAGCATGCACCGCATCCGGGCGGCGCAGGACCTGGCGCTGTACAACCTGACGCTGAGCGAGGAGATCGCCGACTTCGACGGCGGCGCGCACCTGGCCACGTGGAACTCCGACCCGTCCTGGCAGGGCGTTCGCGAGACCGCCGAGCAGCTGACCGGCGTGTGGGACTGGTGCGAGGCGATCTTCGCGGCCAACGTCGTCTTCGAGCCGTTGGTCGGGGAACTGTTCCGCAGCAACCTGGTCCAGCAGGCGGCACCGTCCAATGGGGACTTCATCACGCCGACCCTGATCGGCGCCGAGGAGTACGACTTCGCCGAGCGGGATCTCCGCTACACCAAGCCGATGTTCCAGCTGCTGGTCAACGACAAGCAGTTCGGCACGGAGAACCGCCGGCTGATGCAGTCCTGGCTGGCGACCTGGGTGCCGCGCTGCATCCACGCCGCCCGCACGCTGCAACCGCTGTGGTCGCAGCCGGACGCCAAGCCGCCGCGCTTCGAGGACGGCCTCGACCGGGCCAAGAGTCGGTTCAGCGCGATCCTGTCCGAACTGGAACTGACGGCACCGAAGGAGTTGGGCCAGTGACCACCTTCAAGACGGCCGAGAGCCCGTTCAAGCAGAACAGCACCGCCTCCAACATGTGCGGCTTCACCCTGATGAACAACCAGGTCGGGGCGATCGTCGCGGAAGTGATGGCCGCCAAGGACAACGTCACCGTGCTGCCGCTGCCGTCGATGATCAGGGTGGACGCGGTCGGCCGGATGGACGTCGTGTACAGCGAGATCGACGAGGCGGCCGGCGAGGAGGAGGGCTGGTTCACCGCGGCCGAGTTCGAGGAGAGCATGTCCACCCACTACGGGCGCATGATCCACGAGGACGACCGCACGATCATGTTCGCCAATCCCGAGGACGCCGCCGAGTACCTCGACTTCGACCTCGTGGCCCGGTCCTAGGAGGCAGCGTGTACGTCAAGGACGGTGTGAAGTACTTCGTGGTCGACGGCCACACCCACTTCTGGGACGCCAGCCCGGCCAACTGGGTGCCCGGCCAGGAGGAGTTCGCCAAGGGCTGGATCGAGTGCTTCCAC encodes:
- a CDS encoding putative quinol monooxygenase; translation: MSIYVRVEITPHDGKQAEFEEIAKALVAGTADEPGTLSYRVFSDAPGSYTFIEEYVDAAASAAHGKNSRELLGQLPGIADITRIDVYGGPGDDVAKIASVFPRATPHAQVF
- a CDS encoding sigma-54-dependent Fis family transcriptional regulator; translation: MQDVVAADERRLARTRERFLTSESFAADQVRKAILDSWWRSRRLRVPADRIVLPYVREPELDSPLIRAATPVLQRLGDQLDGQPISLILTDPTGVVLTQRTGDADLHRKLERVELVPGFSYGEQFVGTNGIGTALEEGRPTHVFGHEHYAENLETLACAGAPIQHPVTGKLVGAIDLTCWSRDAGRLLVALAQSTAEQISQTLLTHSNPRELALFQAYLRACRRTTGIVLAFNDGIVMMNDHARQLLDPADQSVLIGHATQAVAERRSSTADVALPTGSKVRSQCRKVFGQHRTDVAGVVLCGKLIDSEPEGAGVPEPRLPMFLPGAVGSAPLWLRCAHDVDSAYSAGEWLVLGGDPGVGKTTLARCVHQRRHPTGRVHLLDAAAANAGWHDDLRRELVEDPVDALVIRHVDRLAGPALATTIRLLRLASRTTWVSLTLTENAINRPELAELLALFPRTVRVPPLRRHVEDLSELVPLFLNRLGHGGQLTCSPAAMHLLMRADWPGNVAELHHVLKTAVQQRRTGTIQPGDLPAEFRTLTRRPLSRLESIERDAIVQGLADSGGNKVQTAQLLGMSRATLYRKIHEYGIVTPER
- a CDS encoding methane monooxygenase, encoding MSRQSVAKAHQKIQELSWDPVYHEPVSHYGTDYTFRKAKKKDPLKQVLRSYFPMQEEKDHRVYGAEDGAIRGNMFRQVQERWLEWQKLFLSIIPLPEISAARAMPLLFRTVPNPELHNGQAIQMIDEVRHSTIQQNLKRLYMNNYIDPAGFNSSLRNFQNDYCGTIGRQFAEGFITGDAITAASIYLTIVAETAFTNTLFVAMPAEAAANGDYLLPTVFHSVQSDESRHISNGYATLLMALSDESNHQLLERDLRYAWWNNHRVVDAAIGTFIEYGTKDRRKDRESYAEMWRRWIYDDYYRSYLVPLEKYGLTIPHDLIEESWNQIWNKGYVHEVAQFFATGWLANYWRIDAMTDTDFEWFEYKYPGWYDKYGKWWENYNRLATPNGHHPIVAENVDYVYPHRCWTCMVPCLVREDMVMDKVDGQWRTYCHEACRWTDAEAFRPTYQGRNTPNMGQLIGAREWETLYHGWNWADVVQDMGFVRDDGKTMVAQPHLDLNPKKMWTLDHLRRMPPVQSPNVLLNQMTDEERAAFQADYNRQGPAGRPAPARA
- a CDS encoding NADH:ubiquinone reductase (Na(+)-transporting) subunit F is translated as MGDKHRIRFEPVGIEIEADEDQTILRAAAEQGVMLMHGCKEGQCAACKSFILDGDDVEHDRYSTFALPDYEKEEGYTLLCRAHAYEDVTIELINYDEEMIRSGLPIQQAVVEVVSKDRVTHDLVQLVVRLVEPADLKYFPGQYLDFAVPGRDATRSFSMATTSAAGGLLEFVIKIYPDGLFSGVLDNEVAVGDRLSVTGPFGVFTLRDSTSRLVFLGGGAGIAPILALLRTMAERGIDREAVFYYGARSRRDLCFEKELAELATRLPRLTFVPALSEPDGEPWDGEVGLITDVVRRRESDLSGADAYVCGPPPMVEAALELLPALGVADKRVFYDKFTTTGG
- a CDS encoding toluene hydroxylase is translated as MTTTAEPTTERSVPKPVFTDAEAGAKVFPDSDARRYNYFKPAKRKQSHYEDVTVEVQPDPRHYLSQGWLYGFADGTGGYPLEWTALRAWGSDRPVPERYAGSGGQGYEWPAHGWHEFRDPNEEWELTLYRYNSNVVRQLNQNIEAARQAKAFDQWNRNWVQFVAQHVGAWMHVDHGLGLYLFANANRRAPTNMHNNAISVNSMHRIRAAQDLALYNLTLSEEIADFDGGAHLATWNSDPSWQGVRETAEQLTGVWDWCEAIFAANVVFEPLVGELFRSNLVQQAAPSNGDFITPTLIGAEEYDFAERDLRYTKPMFQLLVNDKQFGTENRRLMQSWLATWVPRCIHAARTLQPLWSQPDAKPPRFEDGLDRAKSRFSAILSELELTAPKELGQ
- the mimD gene encoding propane 2-monooxygenase effector subunit MimD, with product MTTFKTAESPFKQNSTASNMCGFTLMNNQVGAIVAEVMAAKDNVTVLPLPSMIRVDAVGRMDVVYSEIDEAAGEEEGWFTAAEFEESMSTHYGRMIHEDDRTIMFANPEDAAEYLDFDLVARS